Proteins encoded in a region of the Desulfosoma sp. genome:
- a CDS encoding RluA family pseudouridine synthase, whose translation MKKVCDVFMDAVGGANFWKTIVRPDQDGWSLWELIQRECFVDEKEAREVVAFGAVHVSGKVAREADRALRTGQEVRIYWPWTGVRRFYELNPDRILYQDAWILAYNKEAGIPTQPTPFDGYNNVFEAAKRFLANQKVNDPYVGLHHRLDRETSGVLVMTVSRKANKAFGRAFAEHLVEKIYLAWVLGVPDWDTKVVRVDIARGDGQYQACSHRPGKPAETLFRVRVRGSGQSLLQAVPTTGRTHQIRLHLAHEGFPILGDRRYGGPKAAAAASRLLLHARQLKFHHPMTGRKLSLTAPLPEDWPDDPGPAIPS comes from the coding sequence ATGAAGAAAGTGTGTGATGTTTTCATGGATGCTGTGGGCGGGGCGAATTTTTGGAAAACGATCGTTCGTCCTGATCAGGACGGCTGGAGCCTCTGGGAACTGATCCAGCGAGAGTGTTTTGTGGATGAAAAGGAAGCGCGTGAAGTAGTGGCTTTCGGCGCCGTCCACGTGTCGGGTAAAGTGGCGCGGGAAGCCGATCGAGCGCTCAGAACGGGTCAGGAAGTTCGTATTTATTGGCCTTGGACGGGCGTTCGCCGGTTTTACGAACTGAATCCCGATCGCATCCTGTATCAGGATGCCTGGATTCTCGCTTACAACAAGGAAGCCGGCATTCCTACGCAGCCGACACCCTTTGATGGCTACAACAACGTCTTTGAAGCCGCCAAGCGCTTCCTTGCTAACCAAAAAGTCAATGATCCCTACGTGGGACTTCATCACCGGTTGGATCGAGAAACCAGCGGTGTGTTGGTGATGACCGTTTCTCGAAAAGCCAACAAAGCCTTCGGTCGTGCTTTTGCCGAACATCTCGTGGAAAAAATTTATCTTGCCTGGGTCTTGGGAGTTCCAGACTGGGATACCAAAGTGGTTCGTGTCGACATTGCAAGAGGTGACGGACAGTATCAGGCCTGCTCGCATCGGCCGGGAAAGCCTGCCGAAACCCTTTTCAGGGTCAGGGTGCGAGGCTCAGGGCAAAGCCTCCTGCAAGCCGTGCCCACCACGGGACGTACCCATCAGATTCGGCTGCATCTTGCCCATGAAGGTTTTCCCATCCTAGGGGATCGTCGCTACGGCGGACCGAAGGCGGCTGCGGCGGCTTCTCGTCTTCTTTTGCATGCCCGGCAGTTAAAGTTCCATCATCCCATGACAGGCCGAAAGCTCAGCCTGACAGCTCCGCTTCCTGAAGACTGGCCTGACGATCCTGGTCCAGCCATTCCAAGCTGA
- the miaA gene encoding tRNA (adenosine(37)-N6)-dimethylallyltransferase MiaA, which produces MMTCSPESHITLPIILIAGPTAVGKTDLSLELAEELGTEIVNADSMQVYRYMDIGTAKPTAKERARIRHHLLDIVNPDQPYDAAAFAQDARSVIEALHVQGKIPLVVGGTGLYMKALTRGLCPGPSANLEIRQRLLEDLKRHGLSWLHSELHRVDPSSAARIHPNDRQRILRALEVFRSTGVPLSHWQKAHGFRRALYPTIKVALFRDRHDLYDRIDRRVLHMIDQGLVGEVESLLRRGYPCTLKPMQSLGYRHICRYLAGTMTLEEAVRTMQRDTHRYAKRQITWFKGDQEFQWFHAESRREIVDTVLSALKRLECRFTG; this is translated from the coding sequence ATGATGACGTGTTCCCCGGAATCCCACATCACTCTTCCCATCATTCTCATCGCCGGCCCCACTGCCGTCGGAAAAACAGATCTTTCCTTGGAGCTTGCCGAAGAGCTGGGAACGGAAATCGTCAACGCCGATTCCATGCAGGTTTATCGGTACATGGACATCGGAACAGCAAAACCGACCGCGAAAGAACGTGCTCGCATCCGTCATCATCTCCTCGACATTGTCAACCCCGATCAGCCCTATGATGCCGCCGCCTTTGCTCAGGATGCTCGTTCGGTCATTGAAGCTTTGCACGTTCAAGGCAAAATTCCTTTGGTGGTGGGAGGCACAGGGCTCTACATGAAGGCGCTTACACGAGGCCTTTGCCCTGGTCCTTCCGCAAACCTGGAAATACGACAACGGCTTTTGGAAGACCTGAAACGGCACGGTCTTTCTTGGCTCCATTCCGAACTGCATCGTGTGGATCCATCCAGTGCGGCACGGATTCATCCCAATGACCGTCAACGCATTCTTCGCGCTCTGGAAGTGTTTCGCAGCACCGGGGTTCCCCTTTCGCACTGGCAGAAAGCCCACGGCTTTCGGCGGGCTTTGTATCCAACCATCAAGGTGGCGCTGTTTCGAGACCGTCATGATCTCTATGACCGCATCGACCGACGTGTGCTTCATATGATTGACCAAGGCCTTGTGGGCGAAGTTGAAAGCCTTTTACGCAGAGGCTACCCCTGTACGCTCAAGCCCATGCAATCCTTGGGGTATCGACACATATGCCGCTACCTTGCCGGAACCATGACCCTTGAGGAAGCCGTTCGAACCATGCAAAGGGACACGCACCGTTATGCCAAAAGACAGATCACGTGGTTCAAAGGAGATCAGGAATTTCAATGGTTTCATGCCGAATCCCGGAGGGAAATTGTGGATACCGTTCTTTCAGCACTGAAACGACTCGAATGCAGGTTTACGGGGTGA
- the mutL gene encoding DNA mismatch repair endonuclease MutL, with amino-acid sequence MGKIKVLSDQLCNQIAAGEVVERPAAVVKELVENSVDALAQRIRVLVQKGGRSLVRVVDDGEGMNPEDALLALERHATSKIKTVEDLQSIQSMGFRGEALPSIAAVSRLELVTREKEAVSGVRIVVEGGTIRTVEEVGCPAGTSITVRDLFFNVPARRKFLRAVETEAAHISDIFLRLALAHPELSWQLVHQERTVHDFPKAASVHDRAFHVFGAALAKTLIPLDFQSEFTVVRGLLGPPELQRANTRSLFLFVNKRPVKDTLLTHAVLSAYDTLLPKGAYPFVILFLDLPPRHVDVNVHPTKREVRFRDPPSVIDVVRQAVSQSLTSAMKASWARPFYVPSQNTVPLERRVTAREVQSILKPLEDAEHEKAEQLLTHPEPMSMLWASRSLESPVGEETCQAPWPSKPSTSSEFSSLRILGQLACSYILLEAPDGLILIDQHAAHERICYERLSQKGASTKSQRLAPPVVLDLPPLEGNALTRWLPDLQSLGFEVEPFGGGSFVIHAMPAVLKQVDPGLLLRRLVERTPADDPSPKLDLLQRLAHTAACHSSVRAGQRLTLEEMRCLVTELDALHLSATCPHGRPLWWKITLDQIQRFFHR; translated from the coding sequence ATGGGTAAGATTAAAGTTCTTTCAGATCAATTGTGTAATCAAATCGCGGCCGGGGAAGTGGTGGAACGGCCCGCCGCCGTGGTCAAGGAACTGGTTGAAAACAGTGTGGATGCCTTGGCCCAGCGGATTCGCGTGCTGGTGCAAAAAGGGGGTCGCAGCTTGGTGCGCGTGGTGGACGACGGGGAAGGCATGAACCCGGAGGATGCGCTTCTGGCTTTGGAAAGGCACGCCACCAGTAAAATCAAGACGGTGGAAGATCTTCAGAGTATTCAGTCCATGGGATTTCGAGGAGAAGCTCTGCCCAGTATCGCGGCGGTAAGTCGTCTGGAACTGGTGACGCGGGAAAAGGAGGCGGTCTCCGGGGTTCGCATTGTGGTGGAAGGCGGCACCATTCGCACGGTGGAAGAAGTGGGCTGCCCGGCGGGAACAAGCATCACGGTGCGCGATCTTTTTTTCAATGTGCCGGCACGAAGGAAATTCTTGCGCGCCGTCGAGACCGAAGCCGCTCATATTTCCGACATCTTTCTTCGCCTGGCTTTGGCTCATCCCGAATTATCCTGGCAGCTGGTCCACCAGGAACGCACGGTGCACGATTTTCCCAAAGCCGCTTCCGTGCACGACCGAGCCTTTCACGTGTTTGGAGCCGCTCTGGCCAAGACGCTTATCCCCTTGGATTTTCAATCAGAATTTACCGTGGTTCGCGGACTTCTCGGACCACCGGAACTGCAACGTGCCAACACACGAAGCCTTTTTCTCTTTGTCAACAAAAGACCCGTCAAGGATACGCTGCTGACCCACGCGGTGTTGAGCGCTTACGATACGCTGCTGCCTAAAGGCGCTTACCCTTTTGTTATCCTCTTTCTGGATCTGCCTCCTCGACATGTGGACGTCAATGTGCACCCCACCAAAAGGGAGGTGCGTTTTCGGGATCCTCCCTCAGTCATAGACGTGGTTCGCCAGGCCGTGTCACAGTCTCTAACCTCCGCCATGAAGGCATCCTGGGCACGTCCCTTTTATGTGCCGTCACAAAACACAGTGCCTTTGGAACGACGGGTGACCGCCCGTGAAGTCCAATCGATTTTGAAACCTCTTGAAGACGCTGAACATGAAAAAGCTGAGCAGCTCCTTACTCACCCGGAGCCAATGTCGATGCTTTGGGCCTCCCGTTCTTTGGAATCGCCCGTGGGTGAAGAGACCTGCCAAGCTCCATGGCCTTCAAAGCCCTCGACATCTTCCGAATTTTCTTCCCTGAGAATCCTCGGGCAATTGGCGTGCAGTTACATTCTTTTGGAAGCTCCGGACGGACTCATTCTTATCGACCAGCATGCCGCCCATGAACGCATCTGCTACGAACGTCTTTCGCAAAAGGGCGCTTCCACCAAATCCCAACGCCTGGCACCTCCGGTGGTTCTGGATCTTCCCCCTTTGGAAGGAAACGCTCTCACCCGCTGGCTTCCCGACCTACAATCCCTAGGCTTTGAAGTGGAACCTTTCGGGGGAGGATCCTTTGTCATTCACGCCATGCCTGCCGTGCTTAAGCAGGTGGATCCCGGCCTTCTTCTTCGACGTCTTGTGGAAAGGACTCCGGCAGACGATCCTTCTCCTAAGCTCGATCTTCTCCAGCGCTTGGCTCATACCGCCGCCTGTCATTCTTCCGTGCGCGCAGGACAACGGTTGACCCTGGAAGAAATGCGCTGTCTTGTCACCGAACTGGACGCCTTGCACCTTTCCGCCACATGCCCTCATGGAAGACCTCTTTGGTGGAAAATCACGTTGGATCAAATTCAGCGATTCTTTCACCGATGA
- the speE gene encoding polyamine aminopropyltransferase, with the protein MTEKLQARLWYRELASSGEETSYACRGVLYHGRSLYQQIDIVETEMHGTVLFLDGVVQSAQKDEFIYHEVLVHPAMWSHPAPQSVLIIGGGEGATLREVCRHSYVRRIVMVEIDGELVEISRRLLPQWHQGAFDDPRVELIIGDGRTFVENTDEKFDVAVLDLSDPMDESPAALLFTQEFYRKVADCLTPLGCVSVQGECISPQKVVAHARIFNTLKHVFPIVKTCPYSLHSFHRPDAHILASKNPDWSTADVVERARSTHLPLRYLSAAMVEKLFAVPPYLEEAYAVHCEPLTDAAHHLTSEDLL; encoded by the coding sequence GTGACGGAAAAACTTCAGGCCCGTCTGTGGTACCGCGAGCTGGCAAGCAGTGGAGAGGAGACCTCCTACGCATGCCGAGGAGTGCTTTATCACGGGCGGTCCCTTTATCAGCAGATCGATATTGTTGAGACGGAGATGCACGGCACCGTGCTTTTCCTTGACGGCGTGGTGCAGTCGGCGCAAAAGGACGAGTTTATCTATCACGAGGTGCTCGTGCATCCAGCCATGTGGAGTCATCCTGCGCCTCAAAGTGTGCTTATTATCGGGGGCGGCGAAGGCGCCACTTTGCGGGAAGTGTGCCGACACTCGTATGTGCGGCGCATTGTTATGGTCGAGATCGATGGGGAGTTGGTGGAGATAAGCAGGCGCCTGCTGCCTCAATGGCATCAAGGCGCCTTTGACGATCCAAGGGTCGAGCTGATCATCGGAGATGGAAGGACCTTTGTGGAAAATACCGATGAAAAGTTCGATGTTGCAGTGTTGGATCTCAGCGACCCAATGGACGAAAGCCCGGCGGCCTTATTGTTTACTCAGGAATTCTATCGAAAGGTGGCGGATTGCTTGACGCCTTTGGGATGTGTGTCTGTTCAAGGGGAATGCATCAGCCCTCAAAAGGTTGTGGCGCACGCGCGTATTTTCAATACTCTTAAACACGTGTTTCCCATTGTGAAAACGTGCCCCTACAGCTTGCACAGCTTTCATCGACCCGACGCCCATATTCTAGCCAGTAAGAACCCCGATTGGTCCACGGCTGATGTGGTCGAGCGGGCTCGATCGACGCATCTGCCGCTCCGGTACCTGAGTGCGGCTATGGTGGAAAAGCTTTTTGCTGTTCCTCCCTATCTTGAAGAAGCCTATGCAGTCCATTGCGAGCCGCTGACGGATGCCGCCCACCACTTGACCTCTGAAGATCTCTTGTAA
- a CDS encoding zinc ribbon domain-containing protein, with protein sequence MPIYEYLCLRCGKKSEVITFRVSEQVQPQCRHCDSVELQRIPSRVRVRLSEETRLERLADPSKFGALDENDPKSMAKFMKAMTQEMGDDFDEDVDALMEEAMEEEASSKGQSKEASLNDDSDEESV encoded by the coding sequence ATGCCTATTTATGAGTATCTTTGCCTTCGGTGCGGCAAGAAAAGCGAAGTCATCACCTTTCGTGTTTCCGAGCAGGTCCAACCCCAGTGTCGGCACTGTGATTCCGTAGAGCTTCAGCGGATCCCTTCGCGAGTGCGGGTGCGACTGTCGGAAGAAACGCGACTGGAACGTCTTGCAGATCCTTCCAAGTTCGGGGCTCTGGACGAAAACGACCCCAAAAGCATGGCTAAATTCATGAAAGCCATGACTCAGGAAATGGGTGACGATTTCGACGAGGATGTGGACGCCCTCATGGAAGAGGCCATGGAAGAAGAGGCAAGCTCCAAGGGGCAATCCAAGGAAGCATCCCTGAACGACGATTCCGATGAAGAAAGTGTGTGA
- a CDS encoding dynamin family protein, which yields MNDYLAFKKSIELREHTLRQAVERLAREKLVDAQQESLWLDHLNLVRTALQEALVRIAVAGSVKSGKSTLINALLGGDLLKRGAGIITSFITRIRSTDIPGGWIEFKSWEEIHQEINGAVAMLPLSEDEALSKKTWDLRKSGHRENLLKKLAAVQRELQSQRGAPSAAFILLHAYLEGYPKIKDLLQDQPRRLTFDRDSVVRHQDFVGEESRAVYLKDVEIHYPASWIGNLVEIADCQGSDSPNPLHFALLQQYLLKSHLIVYVVSSRTGLREADHKLLDFIKTLRMTPQTLFVLNLDLDTHQGPMDIQASVERFRKELSWTIPSPQVFAFSGLYHLLDSQPLQDISRETLRLQLWREDAETISSFVSGFEDLKQELAERVGAQRRRVLFSTGLGRLALVAQTLSETCRTRAQLLGKDLQNLERAASHLHRRQEELIGTLSTLENAIEGLRERVKSELDKAVATFFDINSGSLVQETLCLVNQYPVDPARAKDLRDARKIVRQLHSFYMEFRQSLSVFLVDRVHVETVRFAKEQEDHLKRRLHEAAQAFWSLFLNALEDYQRALQSLGVPLHSLSLHADQEWSQWKSITPPPFTGFVEDNALGRGVLLMKFGLGRLNRFLSSLKNRLGRKAFSENAKDVSDTFLEAVEVVKAETRAELIYAFRDYRQNFRYQYLHKLLDAALAQMLEAFHARARMVHMDFRQLLQQGRMEEDKRSQALKLLESTAALVEDQLLEIEELRRAVSLEWLDQDRQASLQEAELSG from the coding sequence ATGAACGATTACCTGGCCTTCAAAAAAAGCATTGAACTTCGAGAGCATACCCTGCGTCAGGCTGTGGAGAGGCTTGCCCGGGAAAAGCTGGTTGACGCCCAGCAGGAAAGTTTGTGGCTGGATCACCTGAATCTGGTCCGCACCGCCTTGCAGGAAGCCTTGGTACGCATCGCCGTCGCCGGATCCGTCAAATCGGGTAAAAGCACTTTGATCAACGCCCTTCTTGGTGGAGACCTGCTGAAAAGGGGTGCCGGCATTATCACTTCGTTTATCACTCGAATCCGTTCCACGGACATTCCCGGAGGATGGATTGAATTCAAAAGCTGGGAAGAGATCCATCAGGAAATTAACGGGGCGGTGGCCATGCTGCCCCTGAGCGAAGACGAAGCTCTTTCAAAAAAAACCTGGGATCTTAGAAAAAGCGGTCACCGAGAAAACCTTTTGAAGAAATTGGCTGCGGTCCAGAGAGAACTCCAGTCCCAACGAGGGGCTCCTAGTGCCGCCTTTATTCTGCTTCACGCCTACCTGGAAGGCTATCCCAAGATCAAAGACTTGCTCCAGGACCAGCCGCGACGACTCACTTTTGACCGGGATTCCGTGGTACGGCATCAGGATTTCGTCGGCGAAGAATCTCGCGCCGTTTATTTGAAGGATGTGGAAATTCATTATCCAGCCTCATGGATCGGAAACCTTGTGGAAATCGCCGACTGTCAGGGAAGCGATTCCCCGAACCCTCTTCACTTCGCTTTGCTGCAACAATACCTTTTGAAAAGCCACCTTATCGTCTACGTGGTGAGCAGCCGTACCGGGCTTCGAGAAGCGGACCACAAGCTTCTGGATTTCATCAAAACCCTTCGCATGACCCCTCAGACCCTTTTCGTCCTTAATCTGGACTTGGACACGCATCAGGGTCCCATGGATATTCAAGCGTCCGTGGAACGCTTTCGAAAAGAACTCAGCTGGACGATTCCAAGCCCTCAGGTCTTTGCCTTTTCAGGTCTTTACCACCTTCTGGATTCTCAACCGCTTCAAGACATTTCTCGGGAGACCCTTCGACTGCAGCTTTGGCGTGAAGACGCTGAAACGATCTCTTCTTTTGTTTCAGGATTTGAGGACTTGAAACAGGAATTGGCCGAACGCGTAGGCGCCCAGCGACGCCGTGTGCTGTTCAGCACTGGACTGGGCCGACTGGCACTCGTGGCCCAAACCCTTTCGGAAACCTGTCGCACCAGAGCCCAATTGCTGGGAAAAGATCTTCAAAACCTGGAAAGAGCCGCCAGTCATCTTCACCGACGGCAGGAAGAACTTATCGGGACCTTAAGCACCCTTGAAAACGCTATCGAAGGCTTACGCGAAAGGGTCAAAAGTGAGCTGGACAAGGCCGTCGCGACTTTTTTCGATATCAATTCCGGATCCCTGGTTCAGGAAACGCTGTGTCTGGTGAATCAGTATCCCGTCGATCCGGCCCGAGCCAAGGATTTGCGTGATGCTCGCAAAATTGTTCGACAGCTTCACAGCTTTTATATGGAATTTCGGCAATCCCTTTCGGTTTTTTTAGTGGATCGAGTCCATGTGGAAACGGTTCGATTTGCCAAGGAGCAGGAAGACCATCTCAAAAGGCGCCTTCACGAAGCCGCTCAGGCTTTCTGGTCCCTCTTTCTGAACGCCCTGGAAGATTACCAGCGCGCCCTGCAGTCTCTAGGAGTTCCGCTGCATTCTTTGAGTCTTCATGCCGATCAGGAATGGTCTCAGTGGAAGAGCATCACGCCTCCCCCATTCACCGGCTTTGTGGAAGACAATGCACTGGGGCGAGGTGTGCTGCTCATGAAGTTCGGCTTGGGTCGCCTAAATCGGTTTCTCTCCTCATTGAAAAACCGTTTGGGCAGAAAAGCTTTTTCCGAGAATGCGAAAGATGTCAGTGACACCTTCCTTGAAGCCGTAGAAGTAGTCAAAGCCGAAACCCGTGCCGAACTCATTTATGCTTTTCGGGATTACCGTCAAAATTTTCGCTACCAGTACCTGCACAAGCTTTTGGATGCGGCTTTGGCGCAAATGCTGGAAGCCTTTCATGCCCGAGCACGCATGGTTCATATGGATTTTCGTCAGCTCTTGCAACAGGGCCGTATGGAAGAGGATAAGCGCAGCCAGGCCTTGAAGCTTTTGGAAAGCACCGCCGCTTTGGTAGAGGACCAGTTGCTGGAAATAGAGGAGTTACGAAGGGCGGTCAGCTTGGAATGGCTGGACCAGGATCGTCAGGCCAGTCTTCAGGAAGCGGAGCTGTCAGGCTGA
- a CDS encoding ROK family protein: MFNRVYCIGVDVGGTFIKMGLFDEKGDQHRFERLPSNASGPPEALLQNLAQACRNLMIAAQKAQGRVLAVGLGVAGKLDTKEGTVVFSPNLPNMQGFPLAPRLQQALEIPVFMENDANVFGLGERWAGQGRDVSNWIGVTLGTGVGGCLVADGSLWLGDQLGFVGEIGHMIIDPDGPLCACGQTGCLEAHASGSALVRDMTEALRHGTPMPTSIEQAILEKSLTAEHVFYAAQAGNPQARDLFRRMGWALGLALGNLFTFLGIQTAILGGGVSQAWPLFFPSLMETLHTRYRMLDATKIKVYRSTLGAQAPLYGAAHLAWKALRGDSKTPSSKSP; this comes from the coding sequence ATGTTCAACAGGGTCTATTGTATCGGAGTTGATGTCGGCGGGACTTTTATCAAGATGGGCCTCTTTGATGAGAAAGGGGATCAGCACCGATTTGAGCGCCTTCCGTCCAACGCCTCAGGCCCTCCGGAAGCTCTGCTTCAAAACCTGGCTCAGGCCTGCCGAAATCTGATGATCGCCGCTCAAAAAGCGCAGGGCCGTGTTCTGGCTGTCGGGCTCGGTGTCGCTGGAAAACTTGACACAAAGGAAGGGACGGTGGTCTTTTCCCCCAATCTTCCCAACATGCAGGGATTCCCCTTGGCACCGCGCCTTCAGCAAGCTTTGGAAATCCCTGTCTTTATGGAAAATGATGCCAATGTGTTCGGTCTTGGCGAAAGATGGGCCGGGCAGGGCCGAGATGTCTCCAACTGGATCGGCGTGACTTTGGGAACGGGTGTGGGTGGGTGTCTTGTGGCCGATGGGTCGCTCTGGCTTGGAGATCAGTTGGGTTTTGTCGGGGAGATAGGCCATATGATCATAGACCCCGATGGGCCATTATGTGCCTGTGGACAAACAGGATGCCTGGAAGCCCATGCCTCAGGATCCGCCTTGGTTCGTGACATGACGGAAGCTCTCCGGCATGGAACACCGATGCCTACTTCGATCGAGCAGGCCATCCTAGAAAAGTCTCTTACCGCGGAACATGTTTTTTATGCCGCCCAGGCAGGAAATCCCCAGGCCCGAGATCTCTTTCGGCGCATGGGCTGGGCCTTGGGTCTCGCATTGGGAAACCTCTTTACCTTTCTCGGCATTCAAACAGCTATCCTTGGAGGTGGAGTCAGCCAAGCGTGGCCACTGTTTTTTCCTTCCCTTATGGAGACCCTTCACACGCGTTATCGAATGCTCGACGCCACAAAGATCAAAGTTTACCGTAGCACTCTCGGTGCCCAGGCTCCCCTCTATGGTGCCGCGCATCTGGCCTGGAAAGCATTGAGGGGAGATTCCAAAACGCCATCCTCTAAGTCGCCTTGA
- a CDS encoding CBS and ACT domain-containing protein — translation MKTNLVTVSPDTPVLKAREIMDSKKISHLPVTDGRARLLGIVTDRDLKEAWASPASTLSVYELTYVLQKLKVEAIMTKKVLTATPDMTIERAASLLHAHRIGALPVIQNDKVVGIITSTDLMEVLLQALGMSEDSGRLTILVRDRIGILAEVGRAMQEAGINIRSVMTFPLQGFEDLWQLILRVNLASLERAAQVLKERGFKVITKYVEDLTPFLP, via the coding sequence ATGAAGACAAATCTGGTGACGGTTTCTCCGGACACACCCGTGCTGAAAGCGCGCGAAATCATGGATTCGAAAAAGATCTCTCACTTGCCGGTGACCGACGGCAGGGCTCGGCTTCTTGGCATTGTCACGGACCGAGACCTCAAGGAAGCCTGGGCCTCCCCGGCAAGCACCCTGAGTGTTTATGAACTCACCTATGTGCTTCAAAAACTCAAAGTCGAGGCCATCATGACCAAAAAGGTTCTGACGGCTACTCCCGATATGACCATCGAAAGGGCGGCGAGCCTCCTGCATGCGCACCGTATCGGGGCTCTCCCCGTGATTCAAAACGATAAAGTGGTCGGCATCATCACTTCAACGGATCTTATGGAAGTGCTCCTCCAGGCTTTGGGCATGAGTGAAGACAGCGGCCGTCTGACTATTCTGGTGAGGGATCGCATCGGCATCTTGGCGGAAGTGGGACGTGCTATGCAGGAAGCCGGTATCAATATTCGAAGCGTGATGACCTTTCCCCTGCAAGGCTTTGAGGATTTGTGGCAGCTGATTTTGCGAGTGAATCTGGCTTCGTTGGAAAGAGCAGCTCAGGTGTTAAAGGAACGCGGCTTCAAGGTGATCACGAAATACGTGGAAGACTTAACCCCTTTTCTGCCGTAA
- a CDS encoding rod shape-determining protein: MLQRLLGFLSKDLAMDLGTANTLIYLKGKGIVLNEPSVVAIDRDNHRVVAVGKEAKGLMGRTSERVVAVRPLKDGVIADFEVTSVMIKTFLARVLSRRPLVKPKLVVAVPTGITSVEKRAVIEAAEQAGASRVHLVEEPMAAAIGAGLPVDQPIGSMVVDIGGGTTEVAVISMFAVAYSESVRVAGDEANEAIMRYVQRERQMIISEVLAENIKMQIGSAIPLDKPMKLEVPGKDIVTGIPKNFTLSDEEVRFAIQEPIHVIVESVRRALEKTPPELSADIGQHGIWLAGGGALIKGLDRLLEQETGLKVNIADDPLTAVVRGAGSVIEHFSYFRDVFVN, translated from the coding sequence ATGCTGCAACGGTTATTGGGTTTCTTGTCCAAAGACCTGGCCATGGACCTTGGCACCGCCAACACCCTTATCTATCTCAAAGGGAAAGGGATCGTTCTCAATGAACCTTCCGTGGTCGCCATAGACAGGGACAATCATAGAGTTGTCGCCGTCGGCAAGGAAGCCAAGGGCCTCATGGGGCGAACTTCCGAAAGGGTCGTGGCTGTTCGTCCTCTGAAAGATGGGGTGATCGCCGATTTTGAAGTCACCAGTGTGATGATCAAGACGTTTCTTGCCCGTGTGTTGTCGCGTCGCCCCTTGGTCAAGCCTAAGCTTGTGGTGGCTGTTCCCACGGGAATCACGTCCGTGGAAAAAAGAGCTGTCATTGAAGCGGCGGAGCAAGCGGGGGCAAGCCGCGTGCATTTGGTGGAAGAGCCCATGGCGGCGGCCATCGGTGCCGGTCTTCCAGTGGATCAGCCCATCGGTAGCATGGTGGTGGATATTGGAGGGGGCACGACGGAAGTGGCCGTGATTTCCATGTTTGCGGTAGCCTACAGTGAATCGGTGCGCGTGGCCGGGGATGAAGCCAACGAGGCCATCATGCGCTATGTTCAAAGAGAAAGACAAATGATTATCAGCGAAGTGCTGGCCGAAAACATCAAGATGCAGATCGGTTCGGCCATTCCCTTGGACAAGCCCATGAAACTGGAAGTGCCCGGTAAGGACATCGTCACCGGTATTCCTAAGAATTTCACCTTGAGTGATGAAGAAGTCCGCTTTGCCATTCAAGAGCCGATTCATGTTATTGTGGAATCCGTGCGCCGCGCGCTGGAAAAGACACCGCCGGAACTTTCCGCGGATATCGGTCAACACGGCATTTGGCTGGCGGGCGGAGGGGCTCTGATCAAAGGGTTGGATCGTCTCCTGGAACAAGAAACCGGACTCAAAGTGAACATTGCCGATGACCCTCTCACCGCCGTGGTGCGAGGAGCCGGTTCGGTCATTGAACATTTCTCATATTTCCGTGATGTCTTCGTGAACTAA